From Armatimonadota bacterium, one genomic window encodes:
- a CDS encoding RnfH family protein has protein sequence MRITIEVMSPLRNRLPRGQRSATLELRPGSTVADALRAAGVPDEELWNASIAGQLVYAEYQLKEGDSLLVFAPIAGGCQQA, from the coding sequence ATGCGGATCACGATCGAGGTTATGAGCCCGCTCCGCAATCGCCTGCCCAGGGGCCAGCGCTCCGCAACGCTTGAGCTGCGCCCCGGCAGCACCGTCGCCGATGCCCTTCGGGCCGCGGGCGTCCCGGACGAAGAACTGTGGAACGCCAGCATCGCGGGCCAGCTCGTGTACGCTGAATACCAGCTCAAGGAAGGGGACTCCCTTCTGGTGTTCGCCCCCATCGCAGGGGGCTGTCAGCAGGCCTGA